The Acanthopagrus latus isolate v.2019 chromosome 20, fAcaLat1.1, whole genome shotgun sequence genomic sequence CACATGGAATTATCCCAAAAACATCTCAAGATCTACAGGCAATTTGAGATGATGATCTCAAAACACTTTACCTCAGTGTGAAATTTTGTATTGATCATCTCCATGtgtattgttgttttgaaatgtttttgtatctcAACATCATTCCTAATGAGAGAAACCTGAATGATTTGTGAGGCTTCAATAAAGGCTGTAGGCTTTCTTTATTTTGGATATATGCTATGGAGAGCGgccttctttttgttttgtatttgtacatatacacatatttactATTCTACCTCCACTTCCAATAGCAGCTCAAATGTATAGCATGCATTGCAATAAACAGTGTTTAGTCTGTGTAAATAGGGACAGGTCTTCACTCTCAAGAGAACAAAAAGGCTACTGTGTGCACAGCTGTATGATACTGGCAGAGTGATGTCTCGGTGATGATGTCTGTCTGTAACACTCTATAAATGTGGCAGTGAAAAGGAGTCATGAGTTTGAAAGTAAGAACATAGTGCCTATGGAAAAGTCTACCCTGAGAGTGTGCTTAATAAACAAGATTAGGATCTAGCTGGGCACTCACAATAGGATCACACCTGCTGCAACCCCTAATCAGTCCAATGAACCACTAAATCATACATGGTCGGCTACAGAAAACCTGTTTCCCCATACCTACTGCTCTCATGTCATTCGTCCATTAAACGATACACAACAATTTGAAACCATAGCTGGCATGTTCGCATCGCAAGACCATCTCCAGCTAAACCTAATGTCTTAGACATCCATCCTCTAACTTGGCCTCGACAAAATCTTGGGGATGCATGATATATATCAGCATGAAAAATGATCGGCAGAGTattagaaaatataaatattcagCTATTTATTGGCATCCTTAAAAATATAACCAATAAATGGAGCCAATAATATAAAGCCAAACTGCTTTCATTGTACTCACAAGCGGGAAGTACAATACACTCCAAGTACTCCAATACAGTAGTTGTTGTTGCGATCAAGTTTTAGAATAATAGGAACACAattttgaaaagacaacagGCTGTGTTTAACAGGTACTTCAGCCAGACTTGGAGACACACTGCAGGGAAAGTTATAATGGTTGTTGTGCCTGTCCATTATCAGACtgaactttattttaaattatttttcaaatcagtttgacTGTGACAAACTACGTTCCCCTATGTATTGTCTTAATCCACTTACTGTGAACTGTAAAGTCACCAATGACACTAAATAAACAATGCATTGGTTGCAACACACCTTGATCATGAACATTAATCAGTtccagggttctccccagaaatttttAGTATTGTGGTGCTGTTTTCAAATTTCACCATCAGTGATGCACAACGCCGTTGGGGTGGTCCGGAGGGGGCAGAGTATATCCGACCAATGAGAAACAAGTCTCGCGGTAAAACATTGCCAGATGAGGCCACTCCACAAGACTTCATCAGGAACAATGGGAAAGTGATGCACGGGCCTGCAAACTGACAAATTTCGATGGATTTGAGCAAAACCATCGGGATTTGAGCAAAATCATCGGGGAAAATAGGAAATAAACACCCttaaattgaaaatgagtatagtggcactgagctagcagtatagtgGCGCAGCGCCGTTATTCCACAGTCTGCGGAGAACCGTGAGTTCAATCAAACAAATATTACACATCCTGAAACATTTGTGTCTGGCAGCCATGTGACTATGGAATGAGTTTAATTTAATGTGGCTAACACTGGAGTGACTGAACAGATAATCCAAATCAATAACACCTGAATGGTAATTtgactgaaaaatatttttcagtaaTATCATTTATCCCTCCAGCCACAGCAGCATTGGCTGGAATTGTTTTCAGCTTGTGAGTCTGTTTCTGTCATAATGGCAAAATGTGGTCATTGAGCCTACAGCGGTAACGGGAACTAACACAGAGGTGAATCTGAGTATTTTGCTTGgtgtttgtatgtctgtctgtggacagatagTGTCACAACCGCACAAGATACAGTCATGAACAATTACAGGTGTGcagttaaaataaaatcagagccAGATTCTGAGATGTTGTACAAACAAGGGTGCTAGAATTAGGAAAGTAGGAAGTGGGAAGTACTTCATGCCCTTGGCCCAAATTTGTTTCAAGTTGCAGATCACCATGACTCAGTTCCAATCATTCCCGTCCACTCTAGTGTAGCTGGTATTGTTTTCACCTAATCTGTCTGACGGTGGACATATTCTGTCACGTAATATGTCAAAACAGTGCAAAATCTAGTCATTAAACTTTACAGATGAGTATTTTACACGAAAATGAAGGCCAAGTTTAAATATGGGTGTGTTCACATTTAATAATGTAGAAATCACTACTGAGTAGTCATGGGTCATAGGATGAACATGGTGATGGGCTTCGTAGTCCATCAGCATGTGATACCATCACAAGGTCTTCTCTATTTTGCCTATttctaaatacatttataaCATTTCAGTCATATGGCTTATAACCTCTTCTGGAATGTATGCCCAgtaaatcaaatcaagtcaaCTGTATTTATACACCTAAATCTCTATCACGAGGCCTCACCTACAGTACACGTCTCAAAAGAGCTGAGTGAACCCacatgccaaacacacacaagtctgACATCCAAACACAGCTCTACCCTGCTGTTTGAGATGGCCGAGCTCACTGCTCTATGCCATGAATGTCACTTTCTTCTGGGTAAATGAAACATGACCATTCCTTCTAGTTTCCTAGTACTGTGAATTCACGAACTCACTGGGATGAAGCCGTGTTGGGTGTACCTGTTGTACCTTAACTACTGTAAAACATGAGATGTTACTTGCCAATTAGGCTCAGTGTCACTCATTTTCACACTGGCCAGAACCATCACACAAGCCAAGCTATTTAACCATTCAGTAATACGTTTACATAAGCGTCAAGAACACGTTCGAGCTGCGTTTCACCACTTAGTGCGATAAATTACCAGAAGAAAGACTGGGAATTTGATTAAATGACAACACGACAAGGGCTGTGGGCTAAATTTACTACCGTTAGTTAGCCCGCTCAGCTGAGAATTGTCAGCTAACCGATAGCTAACTTCACCTCATCGATGTCAGCTAATACAATTAACTCTTACCTCCACTTAATTTGGGAATTTTGCCAATTTTGTTGGTTACTTCTGCCGTAAGTGTCCCAAAGTCCTGCTCGTAGGCTTCAAAGTCTGACGACATTTTGACGTTTAGGTTTAAAACAGGTGGCTTTCTGGTTGACAGTTAgcacagaataataaaaacaaggcTCGGATGGAGTTCCTTCCTTGAGTCGCGTCATAATGTGCTCGGCAAGGAACCGgaattcttttttatttttccgacaataaatgtttcagctggTGGGAATAAAACGCCAGACACGTTTATTTGTGCAGAATGTAAACACGCATTTTTTCCCCAGCTTCTGGTGTAGTGTGGTCGTTCACATTAATTTTAATTACAAACTGTCCACAGCAAGTGGAGGGTAATCCTTCCTGAAACACCATGAGGAAGGTTCCTCCCTGTATGTACACAgaagaaaatcaagaaaaaaaccAAGGAAGTGGCCAGGTTGGTAATTTAAAGTGACAGTTTTTTCCCTCATTCATAAAAACTGGGTGTATACGTGTACCGGTAAGCGTTCATCATATCTTTCATGTGCTAGCTGTATTAATCCCTTTGTGGCACCAGCGTAGCCTGATAGTACGGTACTATTGTCAAGCTGGCGAACGGTgtagctaactggctaactgCTGTAACGTTAGCCCTTATGCTAAAACGAATcgggttttttgtttgtttgttatttgtttttttctaaaagtgtaatcatgtatttatttattttttcgcATCAAAGATTTAACTTTTCCGGGTCTTGGTGGACAATGCTTATGTTTGCTTATATTGTTCCAATGCAATGTTTTCTTGACGTGAATTAGCTAGCTTGGTGGCTTAAGCTAATTAGTTGGGTCGCTGTTGAGTAAATGTCACGGCTGTGCAACCAGTGAGTCACAGGTTCTTCACGTTTAGTATGCTTTACTTTAGTTTAGGGCTACTGGCTTCATGTTAAAGTTGGGTATTTTTGACAGGTCCCTAGTACCATATGGTATTGATGACCAAGGCATGAAAGCCAGGGTGAAAGATGATGCAGTAGAGGTAAAAGTGGGAGATATATAACATACATTCTGACATTATGGAGtccatttttttgtcattaaggTTAAAATCAGTGTTGATTAATCAGGTGCAACTCAGCAGCATCACAAACTACAGACTTCATGAGGATTCGATTTATTACAGGGCTGTTACATCTGACTGCATCAGTTTTACATTGATGTGCTTGAAAACTACAACAAGCATGGCCACTAGTTTTAGGATTTGTACTAACTTGTACCATACATAACTGCAGTAGTGTGATGGTTGATATAACTGCTTAAAAATGAGAAAGCGTTTCACTTGATTGTAACCAATAAATGTATTATGATGAGTAGCAGCCCCAGTTATGATGTTTTAAaatttcccccttttttgtcTCACAGATGGGGAATTTGAGTCTGTCACAAGGTTAGTGTGTCCTGAAGATTGGCAGGAGAGGATGCTGCTCTTTGCCGGTACAAGGAAGAATGGGACACCGAGAGCCCCAGTGACCTGGGACCAGGCCAGTTGCTGGGTAATCAGAAGACGAGAAAAGATATGCGCGCCGTCTCTGCCGCTGACTTTGCAAGATAGCAGAGGAAAAAAGTAACACACTGAAGCTCATTCAATCATTTCAGGAACTGAACGGCCAATATACTAGCTACTTGTGGCGACAAAATGAACTTCCTGTCCACCTTTGTGACATTTGAGAACCTCCATGAGGTTCGAAGATTGTGCCACTGGGGTCCAGTCATAGCCTTGTCTGTCATTGCTATATGCTCCACCATGGCAATTCTGGACTCCATTATCTGGTACTGGCCGCTAGACACTACAGGTGGCAGCATTAACTTCATCATGCTCCTCAACTGGACTGTCCTCATTCTCTACAACTACTTCAACGCTATGTTTGTTGGACCTGGATACATCCCCCTCGGATGGAAACCAGTAAGGATTCTTGATTAGGGAAGGGGGCATGATATTGGTGACTTGCTGGTTTTTGTCTATAAATCAACAAGTGAAGAAGTTCTGTAGAGTGAAACCATTTAATCATAAGAAAGCTGTTACATCAAGTGTTTGACTTATTGGTTTGTCCCGAAACAGGAGAATCAACAGGATACCCAGTACCTACAGTACTGCAGAGTGTGCCAAGGGTACAAGGCCCCCAGATCTCACCATTGTCGCAAGTGTAACAGGTAGCTACATTTACCAAAGAGTGTGTGGTCTCTTATCTGTGTGAGAAAGTAACAGTGCACAGAGAGCTACTATAACTACAAAATCACTGGCTGTTACCAGGTCTCCATGCAGTTAAAGTCCTGCACACCATCACATCATCTGTTTATATGGTGTTAAATAGATTAAcatcatctattttttttttttttttttttttttttttaaagctcctCTCCTTTGCCTCCCCTCCCCCAGGTGTGTGATGAAGATGGACCACCACTGCCCTTGGATCAACAACTGCTGCGGCCACCTGAACCACGCCTACTTCACCAGCTTCTTGCTGCTGGCTCCACTGGGCTGCTCACATGCTGCCATCATCTTCATTATGACCATGTACACGCAGCTGTACGAGAGGGTGAGTGCCCTCCTTACCCAACGTTTGAACATTTCACACTGATGTTATCACAAATGTCAAGCTGTTCTCTTTTCCCCTCACTGCAGATATCATTTGGCTGGAGCACGGTGAAGATTGACATGAGTGCTGTGCGTCAGTTCCAGCCCCTCATGCCCTTCAGTGTTCCTGCCTTTGCTGCCACACTCTTTGCCTTAGGCTTGGCACTGGGCACCACTATTGCTGTTGGCATGCTTTTCATCATACAGGTAAGGTTTTTATCGGAATGCACAATTTACAGAAGCTATTGCcgatgaaatgtgacatttgccATGGTCATATTGGGATTAACCTTGCACAGCCAGAGCACCTGAGAGCTGAATTTTCATTAGAAAACAAGAGTTGTTTGTAAAACAGCTGGTGGCTATCTGACCCAATCAGCATATTATGACAGGTGACTTGCTGTCTTTCAAAATTCCCATACCTCATTAACACAGTATTATTTTAGGTATGTAAAAATGCAGCCTGGTTCTACAAATTTACAGCTCATCCCTATTATTTAATTTAGTTCCACACACATTAAGAATTAATCTGTAAACATGGTACATGGTAAAGACACAGAAacggcacaaaaaaacaactgaaacagctgaaatcaCAGCTGTAGTAATAAAATGCATACTGAGATTTTTCCAGGGCCGAAAGGGTTAAGCAAACTTTGAGGACTGGCTATGTGAAATTCCAGTAAAATCAGTGATGCAAAAAGTTATTTATTCAAGAAAATACAAGTGAACTGATAATGACCtgctctctcctttttctcagaTGAAAGTCATCATACGAAATAAGACCTCGATCGAGTCATGGATCGAGGAAAAGGTCAGGATGTCTCAGATTTCCAGTGAATTTGTTCTGTAATGACATTTTGTGGTGCTAGTGTAATTCAcaatgtaatttgtatttttttattgtttgatcTACAAACAGTATCATAAATTGTCCAAATGCATATTTATTTGCACAATACTGAATAATTATTCAAGaattagtttttaaaatgttttccacatTGCCTTTCCAAAGTTCTTTAAAACTTTTATAATTCATGCACACAAGCTCCAGGATCATCTGTCAGTACAATACAGTGCGCAGATTACAGAAACCTGACACCGCCCCACCTGATCCCtttgacacacatacacacactaccACTCTTTGTGTCTATTGTGTCCATCAGGCCAAAGACAGAATACAGCACTACCAAACAGGGGAGGACTTCATCTTCCCGTACGACCTCGGCAGCCGCTGGCTGAACTTCAAGCAAGTCTTCACGTGGTCAGGGACGCCCAAGGGTGATGGCCTTGAATGGCCAGTCCATCCCAAGTGTCACCAGCACACCTTAACTGTaggttcagtttgttttagttGGGTGTATAAATCCGAAATGACTTGATAAATTAAGTTTTTTGTAGAATGCATAAAAGCAGTCCTACTCTTGATCTTTGAACAGTAGTGACTTTAACTGTCTTATTTCTCTTTAAACAGATTGAGCAACTGAAGCAGAAAGCTGACAAACGAGTGAGAAGTGTAAGTACCTGCCAATTCCTTATTGTGACATCTGCGTGGTGCTGATTTACGTGTAGGACAGCCTACAGGCTACACTGGCTTGGATATTTGTGCCAGCTCTTCCAgctctgtcattttcttcaagttgtactttattttataaaacaagTCAGACTTTGTGAATACATGCCTGTATCTTGTATGAATTTGAATTGGTCAGAGCAGTAGAATAACCAGATATTTTGTATGACTTGGCCAGCAGGTCCAGTACCGGGCAGTGGAGGACTATAACGGAGCTTGCTGTCCGCTGAGCAAAGGCCTCCAAACCTTTTTCAGAACCCCGTGCACTGAGGAACCCAGAATCCCCCTCAGTAAGGGGGACACCATTCTGGCAACCCGTGGCACCAAGTGAGTTAAATTCAACCAGAACTAAAGCAACAATGATCCAGATGTATCACATCTTCCATGTTTTGgtaagtttttattttgattgagGTTTTTAATCACTGTTTTCTTCTCCTTAGATGGTGGATGTATGGGGACAAAGTTTTGAGCGAGGAGCAGATGATAGGTGAAATGAGATGCTACCTCTGTGGCTTGAAGTGATTTTGTAAAtacactgcagcagaaatgtgttataatgtctgtttctttctgtttcgCATTTCAGGGGGAGACCGTGTAAGGGGATGGTTTCCAAGGCGATGTGTGGAGAAGTGCCATTATGACACAGCTGCCAGTGATAGCACCAGCGATAAGAAAGTAAATTAATATATTTGAACAGGCTTTATGTAGAGCAGGGGAGTTAAACTGAACAAAAGGCGGGCGTCCGTGTTCATCACTGTACATctactgatgatgtcatgccTGATGCTGCAGGCTCATCATGAAGAATTTCATACTTTGGTTACAATTTCCCTTACATTTCAAACCAAACTTGAATTTTTAAAGGCAACATCATTCTCTAAGTCTTACTGAGCAACTTGTTATCTATTAATGTCTCAAAGGGACTGGACCCATGGGTTCAGTTTGACTCCTCTGACAAAGTGTTGAAACCCAGCAAGTCTTAATTTCCAAGAATTGCCACCAGGCTTTATTGTGATTGCATTGTGATTTACATGACTTTTTACTtgaatctgttgtttttacttgtgTTGATGTCCTTTTTTGCTAATTATGCAATGCCTCTGCCCAGCTAACCCCGGGGCT encodes the following:
- the zdhhc6 gene encoding palmitoyltransferase ZDHHC6 isoform X1, giving the protein MNFLSTFVTFENLHEVRRLCHWGPVIALSVIAICSTMAILDSIIWYWPLDTTGGSINFIMLLNWTVLILYNYFNAMFVGPGYIPLGWKPENQQDTQYLQYCRVCQGYKAPRSHHCRKCNRCVMKMDHHCPWINNCCGHLNHAYFTSFLLLAPLGCSHAAIIFIMTMYTQLYERISFGWSTVKIDMSAVRQFQPLMPFSVPAFAATLFALGLALGTTIAVGMLFIIQMKVIIRNKTSIESWIEEKAKDRIQHYQTGEDFIFPYDLGSRWLNFKQVFTWSGTPKGDGLEWPVHPKCHQHTLTIEQLKQKADKRVRSQVQYRAVEDYNGACCPLSKGLQTFFRTPCTEEPRIPLSKGDTILATRGTKWWMYGDKVLSEEQMIGGDRVRGWFPRRCVEKCHYDTAASDSTSDKKVN
- the zdhhc6 gene encoding palmitoyltransferase ZDHHC6 isoform X2; protein product: MNFLSTFVTFENLHEVRRLCHWGPVIALSVIAICSTMAILDSIIWYWPLDTTGGSINFIMLLNWTVLILYNYFNAMFVGPGYIPLGWKPENQQDTQYLQYCRVCQGYKAPRSHHCRKCNRCVMKMDHHCPWINNCCGHLNHAYFTSFLLLAPLGCSHAAIIFIMTMYTQLYERISFGWSTVKIDMSAVRQFQPLMPFSVPAFAATLFALGLALGTTIAVGMLFIIQMKVIIRNKTSIESWIEEKAKDRIQHYQTGEDFIFPYDLGSRWLNFKQVFTWSGTPKGDGLEWPVHPKCHQHTLTIEQLKQKADKRVRSVQYRAVEDYNGACCPLSKGLQTFFRTPCTEEPRIPLSKGDTILATRGTKWWMYGDKVLSEEQMIGGDRVRGWFPRRCVEKCHYDTAASDSTSDKKVN